The Gemmatimonadota bacterium region ACCGAATATACGCACGTTTTCTTCGTCGCTCAACCTTATACTGTGCAGGCGGTGGGCGGCGTTGAACTCGACGCTTCTCGTGACGTGGACCATGCTGTCGTCTCCGGTGTATACGATATTTCGTGTGCGGCTTTCGCGCAGCAGGACGCGCCTGAGTACGCACGGTCCGGTACCGCCTTCCACCGCGTGCCAGAGGTACCGGGCGAGCCTTTCGCTGGTCGGCGCCGGACCTTTCAGGGCGTCGTGATCGTGGTTCAGGTGGCTCAGGTCCAGCGGTTCGATCACGGCGTGCAACAGTTGCTTGACCTCGGTCAGGTTCAGGACCACGCCGGTCCGGGGATCGACCTGGCCCCCGAAGGTGAATTCGGCCTCGTAGTCGTTACCGTGGGCGGTGCCGACGGCGCTGGAACCGTACACCCACCGGTTCCTGGCCTCCGTCCACTCCGGGTTGCGGCACAGGTGCGCCGCCGAGAACCGGGTTTTTCGCGTTATGAGCATCATGCGGTCGGGTGCTTCGGACAGACGGCGGGTGGATCGGTCGAGCTGCAGGCCGTGGGTGTCATCGTCTTGTCGGCGCGCGGCGGCCTACAGGCTATAACGCTCTGACTGCCTCGTCGGCGCGCGGCGGCCTACAGGCTATAACGCTCTGACTGCCTCGTCGGCGCGCGGCGGCCTACAGGCTATANNNNNNNNNNTACAGGCTATAACGCTCTGACTGCCTCGTCGGCGCGCGGCGGCCTACAGGCTATAGCGCTCTGACTGCCGCTTCCGTCACGGTCCCGACGGCTTCTTCAAGCGTGCCGTTGAACGTGACGCCCGCGGCGTTCTTGTGGCCACCG contains the following coding sequences:
- a CDS encoding 6-pyruvoyl tetrahydropterin synthase, which produces MMLITRKTRFSAAHLCRNPEWTEARNRWVYGSSAVGTAHGNDYEAEFTFGGQVDPRTGVVLNLTEVKQLLHAVIEPLDLSHLNHDHDALKGPAPTSERLARYLWHAVEGGTGPCVLRRVLLRESRTRNIVYTGDDSMVHVTRSVEFNAAHRLHSIRLSDEENVRIFGKCNNPHGHGHNYELEVTVRGPVDEKTGMVIEMGRFDEVLQKEVVDRYDHRHLNQDLEEFRTVNPTSEELLRVIWKRLLPFFDTPSLYRIRLVETSKNAFEYYGEEGP